In Pseudomonadota bacterium, the genomic window TCAATCGGGGCTCCTGCCACCGTGCCGCGCTCCACGAGCCGCGAGCGCACCCGTTTGCCGTTACGTAGCCACCGCAGGCGGTTCGCCCGCGCTCAGCCGATGTGACTAAGACGGTAGGCTGCGGCTTCGAAGAGCGGCACGAGCTCTGGAGCCAAGTCTTCGAACTCGACCGCGACACGATAGGGCCAGACCCCGTCGGGGTCCTCGGTGTTGTCTTCGATGCGCGTGATCCGTCCCTTCACCGTGCGCTCCTCGCCGCCATCCGGTGGCAAGTGGAAGCTGATCGAGATGGCCTCCCCGGGCTCGAGCTTTGCCGAAAGGGCTACGAGCATTCCGCCGGCGCTGACGTTGTGGCTTACCGCGAGGGCGTCCCGGAGCTGACCTGTACTGACCTTGACGGGAAACCAGATCCGGTAGCGGCCATGCCCACGGCGCTGCACCTGCTCAATGTATCGCAGCGGAGCGGCGGCTTCAAAATCAAAACCACGAAAAACCAAGCGTGGCATGCCAGCTCGCGCCGGCTCTCCGGCGACCAAAGCAGTCGCTCGGTCCCGATCCGGAGCGACATGTGCTGGTCGGCAACCATACCATGCTGCTCGCTGCGAGCTCGACACCGAAGCGCTTTCGCGCCTGCAGGGTAAGCCCCAACGAGAACGGAAACACAACGCCCCGCGTGATGAGACCACGCCCGTTTTCCACCACCGTGCTGAAGCGGCCGAGCGGGTGCACTCCCGTGAGCAGCCACACATTCGCGGTCCCCGCCTCCTTTGTCCCCGATGTGTGTCCACGCAGGTACAGCCCGACACTACCAGCGAAGGCCCGCGCCGTGCCCGCCTGGATCATGGGCTGGTTCCAGTAGGCGTCCGCACCGGCCGCGCCCGGGAAGTAGTTTCCCTGTGCCTGCAGCCCGAAGCTGACCCAACGCACGGGGCGGTAGCCAGCATAAAGGCTCATGTGCGGTCCGGGCTGGTAGGCCGGCAGGGCGCCCAGGTCGGGGGCAAACACGCCGACGATGCGATCGAACATGGAGCCGTAGCCAAGCCAGATTCCAAGCTCGGCGCCGACGGGATCGATCCAGAGATCCTCCTCGATGTGCTCTTCGATCTTGAGGCGCGCCCCCGGAATCTTCGGCTCCGGTGGCTGTGCTCTTGCGACGACCGGCTTGGGCTTGACGCAGTCCTCACCGGCGCGCATGAGGCCGCTCGGGCATGCGGGCACACCCGTGCAGCGCGAGGCGTCTTCGGACCAGATTTGGCCAGGCCAACAACAGTGCCCGCTTTGAAGCAGCTGTCCCGCTGCGCACGCCGCAGCTTGCTCTTGCTGGCCGCTCTCCTCGGGAACCGGTATGAGCGTTATGGTCTCGCGCGCCAAAGCGCCCGGGCCCACGTGCACCTGGCGATGAAACAGATGGTAGCCTTGCATGCGAGCCTCGATGACGACCGACCCGGCTTCGACCTTGACCGGCGCCCGCAGCGGCATGCGTCCCACGACGCGGCCGTTGATCGCGATGTCAGCGCCCGGCACGCCGCCGAGCAGCTCGATGGCGCCGACACGCTTTCGAACCAGCGCCAGGGACTTCTTCAGGGTTTCACGGTGACGCCGGATCCAGGGGTAGTCCTCGTTCTTCAGGGCGAGCTCCAGGTGCCATTCGGCGTCCACCCAGCGCCCGAGCGCCTGCTCGGCAAGTCCCATCTGCGCCACGATGCGCGGAGTCGCGTTGAGGCGCGCAGCCTGCTTGAAGAGCTCCAGCGCCTCGGCGTCGCGACCCTTGCGCCGCAGACCAATGCCTTGCTTGACATACATCTCGGCATCGGCGGCCTCGCGTCCGGCCGTGGCATCGGTCGTCTGGGCAGGTGCGCCGCTGGGCGTCACCACGGTCCAGCAGGCCGCCAGCGCGAGCGAGGCCCACAGCTGTGCTGCGCAGCCGCGTTCGCGGGGGGCCTGTGAAGGCACTCGGTAGGGGGCGGTAGGGGCACAGTATCGAGGAGCACGCATGGCCCCTCCGTCTACCCTAGTTGCTCGTGTCAGTCGAGACGCCATGCCGGCGGCGCTGCTGGTTGCGGGGCTGGGCTAGCAGCGCTCCATCCGCGCAACGTCGGGGGCGTATTCGCGGCCGTCGAGCACCACGACCGCGTGTTCGGGGGACAGCCAGCAGCGCGCTTGGCGCACGACGCATGGTGCCAGCGCACAGCCCCTTGCACCGCGCACAGGGCATTGTGGACCAAGACAAGAGCCTTCGGTCGGGGTCTTTGCACCTTCCGAGCACAGGTCGCCGATCGCTATCGCAGACACCTCGACCCCTCGAGCTAGAAGTTGGCGACCGATGGGGGTGGCCGGCAGCTGCGCATCAAGCTTGTCCCTCGGCCGATTCTGGGCCAGGGTGCGTGCCGAAAAACGTGCTCGGGCGATTACAACAGCTTTGCGTTGATCGATACCTCAGCATCGACCCCCGCAGCCTGGGTCTGTTTCGGGTGGTCTTGGCGCTCGTGCTTCTGCTCGACCTTGCGCGCCGCGCCGCGGTGCTTCCCCATTTCTACACGAACGCAGGGCTAGTACCGAACCACATGATCTTGTGGAGCCCGGCGCGCCCGCGCATATTTTCCTTCCTGTTCATGGCGTCGCATCAAGGCGAGGCCGTCCTGTGCTTCGTGCTAATCGCGCTGGTCTTTATGTGTCTACTGCTCGGGTTTAGGACCAAGCTCGTCCAGGTGCTCAGCCTGTTGTGCGTCGTGAGTCTCAATTCGCGCATCACCATCGGGGAAAACGGCGGCGACATGGCGCTGAACTCGCTGTGTATCTGGACGCTGTTCTTGCCCTTGGGCAGGAGGTTCTCGCTGGATGCGCTGTTCGCGTCGCTGGCTGCACGCCAGGAGCGCGAGCCGTCGCACCTCGAGCATTCCGGGGCACGCCGCGTGGAGGAGCGGCCCGTGGTGTCGCTCGCGGTGCTGGCCGTGTTGCTGCAGGTGTCGGCCGTCTATTTCTTTAACGTGGTGCACAAGAGCGGCAGCACCTGGATGGACGGTACGGCCGTTCACTACACGCTGCACCAGGACCGCATCGCCACCTGGTTTGGCGTGTGGCTGCGGGAGCGACTCACGCTTCAGGGCTCGCAGGCGCTGACCTACACCACGCTCGCCATCGAGGCTATGGCTCCTATCCTGATTCTGAGCCCCTTTTACACCGAATGGACCCGGCGCAGCGCGATCGTCTTGTTGACGGTCATGCATCTGGGCTTTGCGCTGTGCGTCGACGTGGGGATCTTTTCCTTTTCCATGCTCGCCTACTACCCGCTGCTCGTGTCGCGCGCGGATTGGCAGTGGCTCAAGAGCGCGATGCAGCGACTCGGCCGGGAACGAGTGGTCTATTTCGATGCGAGCTGCGGCTTGTGCTTTCAGACCGCACGGCTGCTCGTGCGTATGGACCGGCTGCGCTTGCTGCAGCTGTTGCCGAACGATCGGCTGCCTCTGTCCGAGCAAGCGGCCAGGGAGGTGACCGAGCGCAGCATCGTGGTGCAGGGCAAGGGCGGGCGCTGGCTAACGCGCTCGCGCGCGGTTTCCGAGCTGATGACGGCCTTGCCCTTGGGGTCGCTCGCGGCCTGGCCCCTGAAGATGCCGTTGGTACGCGAGCTCGCCGATTGGGCCTACGACCGAGTGGCGCGCAACCGCCGGGGTATTTCGGTGTGGTTCGGATGGGCGGCCTGTGGGTTGCCAAGCTCCAGCGAGCCCCGGCTGGCTGCCCGGGAACCCTCGCAACCCGCAAGCTTGCGACCCGCGAGCCAGTACTTGCACAGAGCAGGCCGCTGGACGAGCGAGGCGCTGGTGCTGCTATGGCTCGTGGTTGCCTTCGGTGAGCTGCAGCAGGCGAACCACGTGCCGGGCTGGATGCGCTATCGTCAGCCTGACTTCTTCCAGATGCTTGTAGACTACCCGCGCGCCTATCAACCGTGGGCGATGTTCGCTCCCGAGGCTCCCAAGAAGGACATGACCATCGTGGTCGACGCGGTCACGCAGGACGGCAGGCATGTGGACCCCTACAACGAGGTCGCGAGCCGGGTTCCCGTGCGGGTCGATGCAGTGGTTCCCGACCGGCTCGGGCAGGGCCAGTTCTGGACAGGCTACTCGCTGTTTATTCCTCGCAAGGACTATCGCAGCTACTACGGCGGACTGGACGGCTGGATACGCAGCTACCATGAACGTACCGGAAAACCCGGCGATCGCATCGTGCGCTACAAGGTCTACGAGCTGTGGGACACGAGCCCGCTTCCCGGAGAGACG contains:
- a CDS encoding PilZ domain-containing protein; translated protein: MQRRGHGRYRIWFPVKVSTGQLRDALAVSHNVSAGGMLVALSAKLEPGEAISISFHLPPDGGEERTVKGRITRIEDNTEDPDGVWPYRVAVEFEDLAPELVPLFEAAAYRLSHIG
- a CDS encoding DCC1-like thiol-disulfide oxidoreductase family protein encodes the protein MPKNVLGRLQQLCVDRYLSIDPRSLGLFRVVLALVLLLDLARRAAVLPHFYTNAGLVPNHMILWSPARPRIFSFLFMASHQGEAVLCFVLIALVFMCLLLGFRTKLVQVLSLLCVVSLNSRITIGENGGDMALNSLCIWTLFLPLGRRFSLDALFASLAARQEREPSHLEHSGARRVEERPVVSLAVLAVLLQVSAVYFFNVVHKSGSTWMDGTAVHYTLHQDRIATWFGVWLRERLTLQGSQALTYTTLAIEAMAPILILSPFYTEWTRRSAIVLLTVMHLGFALCVDVGIFSFSMLAYYPLLVSRADWQWLKSAMQRLGRERVVYFDASCGLCFQTARLLVRMDRLRLLQLLPNDRLPLSEQAAREVTERSIVVQGKGGRWLTRSRAVSELMTALPLGSLAAWPLKMPLVRELADWAYDRVARNRRGISVWFGWAACGLPSSSEPRLAAREPSQPASLRPASQYLHRAGRWTSEALVLLWLVVAFGELQQANHVPGWMRYRQPDFFQMLVDYPRAYQPWAMFAPEAPKKDMTIVVDAVTQDGRHVDPYNEVASRVPVRVDAVVPDRLGQGQFWTGYSLFIPRKDYRSYYGGLDGWIRSYHERTGKPGDRIVRYKVYELWDTSPLPGETAPHSPKATVFASSER